In a single window of the Phycisphaerales bacterium genome:
- a CDS encoding proprotein convertase P-domain-containing protein produces MLVSTARRARVGVVTAALVLLATTGISAFAAYPPPPNDTAATAEILGAAPVIVTGSNVRGTNSIGTTTLGNLPSVPGPDVFYRFTPTTTGNHWITMIPWVEVPVYASSGGTVPIPNLCVYVLEAGSGIFIAGSDANSRDVADTVVATLTAGVEYLIVVDSAEIAPRAQEFEFTLVVTQAPSAGPYHCAAPGFIPNTLPTAVVGTLTGASNNITFVPGTGRCAIVDTGPTFLPGPDHVYTFTTGPNPSDAGDYLFSLVPHGQAWNGLLYIVDSCPPFFPFGCLGAASHTSSTLRQSETIVVTLDFDTTYYVVVDSGTLSLPDAKYTLLVDHASNWGITEVEPNNFPFEASPLLPGLLNGGQLVGPGDIDVWTVPLLAGDRLYALFDVGNAALSNIEGTLTILDPFGGVLEFDDDDGEGSVSPIATLNFRTSSFASAVAGVSAQVDGPHYLQVATATGQTLARYGLHYGVQPAGRSPALECEPNDTLNFADASGKDYFRGTLLTNGDLDHYAFHAEAGERIYLALDGDPERDSGGADPTHPLATDAGLRVFDVDGDVLISSHNDTGLVKPGQAPDYPAEGLVFTAPASGTYVVQVYGARANMFGPGRTYELAIFRDDAAPALLEERDPVILSIMTDFFNDTLTVTASDNAAGDSGLCSITLAAGSVNLTLLNVNLSPGDPTSVFQIGLLDPSISGAGKLIITDCAGNTASAAVAIDADQPACGGAVQISGRRTFFSSHPPLHAPDNQPAGPGVSGDLRINATGLIQDVDVTVTVETSRVPDVRCYLIHPDGTPIALTINRGSSSAFNLTDATFDDDAAAILSILSGDEPYTGRWRPQEAGGLALLNGREVFGTWLLNVIDSTNSNTGGSNLIRWSLDIDAGFPNPEYFAGFAEDNTGLASIQLNNADNVVLELSADFQPGDTSVAYFVRLVNPSQNGSGTIIVTDLSQNTCETPVSLTGLPDNEVPENDGRVTRDITLGAEVQLEVGSFDPIGVPSLVNVSDNMAVSEVIVDLMINTRDIGRLAATLTHDDAMAALLNRVGMTERGSVGLTKDNIWVLLDDNAPVEDDAHLEPALGSIEFFGLHQPDGRGDYIGDGISSDPRDNMLFVFEGRPSAGLWELHVGDYREQGTTRSIFRRWTATLITPGAPERYVGTARERYPQAGICEVRIGPGSTNLLAQANFAPGAAEVDYVITLADPTQPGSGTFELVDCAGNVRAIPLTLAPQTADQNPPVVTGVVNPVTQLFEGFASDDAPSDSNIAAVELAPWSSNLQLLSVTPDGQGNAHFVVGRPDPNANGRGYVRVRDAIGFRRHMLVHIDATAPVCTGSIGHTKRYISTHGPLTIPDNDTGGVNSDIVVPDVDQVTDLDLTLNITHGFDGDIRATLLSPAFITLFNGIGSTGNDFIDTTLDDEAPLAINAGTAPFTGHWRPQAPATLSILDGNPAAGTYTLNIADTRVFNRGTFDSWSVTITSPTFPERYDGRAEDSEQWATGLCTIELAADAQNLALHVDPFEPGAAIVRYSVALANPRLPGLGTVLVSDCAGNFCVVPICLQPAIPPLLGDFNGDSAVTPADFGGFSTSFTGPDFGGFEPCDPRRVGDFDFDGDVDLADLALFQAQVQP; encoded by the coding sequence ATGCTCGTCAGCACAGCGCGTCGTGCGCGCGTCGGTGTCGTGACCGCCGCGCTCGTTCTCCTTGCCACCACCGGTATCAGCGCGTTCGCGGCTTACCCACCACCCCCGAACGACACGGCCGCCACCGCTGAGATTCTCGGCGCTGCGCCGGTGATTGTCACGGGCTCCAATGTCCGCGGCACCAATTCGATCGGCACAACGACCCTCGGCAACCTGCCGTCGGTGCCTGGCCCGGATGTCTTCTACCGTTTCACCCCAACCACCACCGGCAACCACTGGATCACCATGATTCCGTGGGTCGAGGTGCCCGTGTACGCCAGTTCGGGCGGGACGGTTCCGATACCCAACCTGTGCGTCTACGTACTCGAGGCCGGCAGCGGCATCTTTATCGCCGGGTCCGATGCCAACAGCCGTGACGTCGCCGATACGGTCGTCGCCACGCTCACCGCGGGTGTCGAATACCTGATTGTCGTCGACAGCGCCGAGATTGCTCCGCGAGCCCAGGAATTCGAGTTCACGCTGGTCGTAACCCAGGCGCCCAGCGCCGGGCCGTACCATTGCGCCGCTCCGGGCTTCATTCCGAACACGTTGCCTACGGCGGTTGTCGGCACGCTGACAGGTGCCAGTAACAACATCACCTTCGTACCTGGTACCGGGCGCTGCGCCATCGTCGACACAGGCCCTACGTTCCTGCCCGGTCCCGACCACGTCTATACCTTCACCACCGGTCCCAATCCTTCCGATGCCGGCGACTACCTATTCTCGCTGGTGCCCCATGGGCAGGCCTGGAACGGCCTGCTCTACATCGTCGATTCGTGCCCCCCGTTCTTCCCGTTCGGCTGCCTCGGCGCTGCGAGCCACACTTCCAGCACGCTGCGCCAATCCGAAACCATCGTCGTAACGCTCGATTTCGACACCACCTATTACGTGGTCGTGGACAGCGGCACCCTGTCGCTCCCCGACGCCAAGTACACGCTGCTCGTCGATCACGCCTCGAACTGGGGGATCACCGAGGTGGAGCCGAACAACTTCCCGTTCGAGGCCTCCCCGCTGCTCCCCGGCCTGCTCAACGGCGGGCAGCTCGTCGGCCCCGGTGACATCGACGTGTGGACAGTGCCGCTCCTGGCGGGGGACCGGCTCTATGCCCTCTTCGACGTTGGCAACGCCGCACTGAGCAACATCGAGGGCACTCTCACGATTCTCGATCCGTTCGGTGGCGTGCTCGAGTTCGACGACGATGATGGCGAGGGCTCTGTCTCCCCCATCGCCACACTCAACTTCCGCACGTCTTCCTTCGCCTCCGCGGTCGCCGGCGTGAGTGCGCAAGTCGACGGTCCTCATTATCTGCAGGTCGCCACCGCCACCGGCCAGACGCTCGCCCGCTACGGTTTGCACTACGGCGTGCAGCCGGCCGGCCGCAGCCCCGCGCTGGAATGCGAACCGAACGACACGCTCAACTTCGCCGACGCCAGCGGCAAGGACTACTTCCGCGGCACCCTCCTGACCAACGGGGATCTCGACCACTACGCCTTCCATGCCGAGGCCGGCGAACGCATTTACCTCGCGCTCGACGGCGACCCCGAGCGCGACAGTGGCGGGGCCGATCCGACCCATCCGCTCGCCACCGATGCCGGCCTGCGCGTCTTCGATGTTGACGGCGATGTGCTCATCAGCAGCCACAATGACACTGGCCTGGTGAAACCCGGCCAGGCCCCCGACTATCCCGCCGAGGGCCTGGTTTTCACGGCGCCCGCCAGTGGCACCTACGTCGTACAGGTCTACGGTGCCCGGGCGAACATGTTCGGCCCCGGGCGCACCTACGAGCTCGCGATCTTCCGTGATGACGCGGCGCCCGCCCTGCTCGAGGAGCGCGATCCGGTCATCCTGTCCATCATGACCGACTTCTTCAACGATACGCTCACCGTCACCGCTTCGGATAACGCAGCGGGCGACAGCGGCCTGTGCTCCATCACGCTAGCCGCCGGCAGCGTGAACCTCACCCTACTCAACGTGAACTTGTCCCCCGGCGACCCCACGTCCGTCTTCCAGATCGGTCTGCTCGACCCCAGCATCTCCGGCGCGGGCAAGCTAATCATCACCGATTGCGCCGGCAACACCGCCAGCGCCGCGGTCGCGATCGACGCTGACCAGCCCGCCTGCGGGGGCGCCGTGCAGATCTCCGGCCGCCGGACCTTCTTCAGCAGCCACCCGCCGCTGCACGCGCCGGACAACCAGCCCGCGGGCCCTGGCGTCAGCGGAGATCTCCGCATCAACGCCACCGGCCTGATTCAGGACGTCGATGTCACCGTCACCGTGGAAACCTCGCGCGTGCCCGATGTGCGCTGCTACCTCATCCATCCCGACGGCACACCCATCGCGCTCACCATCAACCGCGGCAGCAGCAGTGCTTTCAATTTGACCGACGCAACCTTCGACGACGATGCCGCCGCCATACTCTCCATCTTGAGCGGCGATGAGCCCTACACCGGCCGCTGGAGACCGCAGGAGGCCGGCGGCCTCGCGCTGCTCAACGGACGCGAAGTCTTCGGCACCTGGCTGCTGAACGTCATCGACAGCACCAACAGCAACACCGGCGGCAGCAACCTGATTCGCTGGTCACTCGACATCGACGCCGGCTTCCCGAACCCCGAGTACTTCGCCGGCTTCGCCGAGGACAATACCGGCCTTGCCTCGATTCAGTTGAACAATGCCGACAATGTCGTGCTGGAACTGTCTGCAGACTTCCAGCCCGGCGACACATCCGTCGCGTACTTCGTCCGGCTCGTGAACCCGTCCCAGAATGGATCGGGCACGATCATCGTGACCGATCTGTCTCAAAACACCTGCGAAACGCCGGTCTCGCTCACGGGTCTGCCCGACAACGAAGTGCCCGAGAATGATGGTCGCGTCACACGTGACATCACGCTCGGCGCCGAAGTCCAGCTCGAGGTCGGATCGTTCGATCCCATCGGCGTCCCCTCCCTCGTCAACGTCTCCGACAACATGGCCGTTTCCGAGGTCATCGTAGATCTCATGATCAACACGCGTGACATCGGCCGTCTCGCCGCCACCCTTACCCACGACGACGCCATGGCCGCCCTGCTCAACCGCGTCGGCATGACCGAGCGGGGCAGTGTCGGCCTCACCAAGGACAACATCTGGGTGCTGCTCGATGACAATGCCCCGGTTGAGGATGACGCCCACCTCGAACCGGCGCTCGGCTCGATCGAGTTCTTCGGACTGCATCAACCGGACGGCCGCGGTGATTACATCGGCGACGGCATCTCGTCCGACCCACGCGACAACATGCTCTTTGTCTTCGAAGGCCGGCCCTCCGCCGGCCTCTGGGAGCTGCATGTCGGCGACTACCGCGAACAGGGGACCACGCGTTCCATCTTCCGCCGTTGGACGGCCACCCTGATCACCCCTGGCGCTCCCGAGCGTTACGTCGGCACCGCCCGAGAGCGCTATCCGCAGGCCGGCATCTGCGAAGTTCGCATCGGCCCGGGCAGCACCAACCTGCTGGCCCAGGCGAACTTCGCCCCCGGCGCCGCGGAGGTCGACTACGTCATTACTCTGGCCGACCCCACCCAGCCCGGCTCCGGTACGTTCGAATTGGTCGACTGCGCCGGTAACGTCCGCGCCATCCCACTGACCCTCGCCCCGCAGACAGCCGATCAGAATCCGCCGGTGGTGACCGGTGTCGTGAACCCCGTCACCCAGCTCTTCGAGGGGTTCGCCAGCGATGATGCCCCGAGCGACTCCAACATCGCCGCCGTCGAGCTGGCCCCCTGGTCCAGCAACCTGCAGCTTCTGAGCGTTACTCCCGATGGCCAGGGTAATGCCCACTTCGTCGTCGGCCGTCCGGATCCCAACGCCAACGGTCGCGGCTACGTGCGTGTCCGCGATGCCATCGGCTTCCGCCGCCACATGCTCGTGCATATCGATGCGACAGCGCCGGTCTGCACCGGCTCCATCGGTCATACGAAGCGCTACATCAGCACTCATGGCCCCCTGACGATCCCCGACAACGACACCGGCGGTGTGAATTCCGACATCGTCGTCCCGGATGTCGACCAGGTGACCGATCTCGATCTGACACTCAACATCACCCACGGATTCGACGGCGACATTCGCGCCACCCTGTTGAGCCCGGCGTTCATCACGCTGTTCAACGGTATCGGCAGCACCGGAAACGATTTCATCGACACCACGCTTGATGACGAAGCACCGTTGGCGATCAACGCGGGCACGGCCCCCTTTACCGGCCATTGGCGGCCCCAGGCCCCCGCAACCCTCAGCATCCTCGACGGCAACCCCGCGGCCGGCACCTACACGCTGAATATCGCGGACACCCGTGTTTTCAACCGCGGCACCTTCGACAGTTGGTCCGTGACCATCACCTCGCCGACCTTCCCGGAACGCTACGACGGCCGGGCCGAGGACAGCGAACAGTGGGCGACCGGGTTGTGTACGATCGAGCTTGCGGCGGACGCCCAAAACCTCGCCCTGCACGTCGACCCGTTCGAACCCGGCGCTGCCATCGTCCGCTACTCGGTCGCGCTGGCCAACCCACGGCTGCCCGGACTCGGTACGGTGCTCGTCAGCGACTGTGCCGGCAACTTCTGTGTTGTGCCGATCTGCCTGCAGCCCGCGATTCCCCCCCTCCTGGGCGACTTCAACGGCGACAGTGCCGTGACGCCGGCCGACTTCGGCGGTTTCAGTACCAGCTTCACCGGGCCGGACTTCGGCGGCTTTGAACCCTGCGACCCGCGCCGAGTGGGCGACTTCGATTTCGATGGTGACGTCGACCTGGCCGACCTCGCGCTCTTCCAGGCCCAGGTTCAGCCGTAA
- a CDS encoding tetratricopeptide repeat protein, producing MPSRMVAAGLLLLGISAGVLAQAPSPVAPELRSPDEIIREANRYWLEAQDATDQTMRGEAFRRASELVDRALALEPGHVGANVLAGDLFVTTNRFDQARTAFQRVLEREPSNYRANLGLGRIWLAARSPRQALNFLQAADNVASGRERAEVKRLLASAYLALRRTNDAVTAAEEAVRIDADALEGREILVEVLTAAAETVGGVDVQRVNRALDASNALIARAVEIAAAAPWDRGRLARIDAAYQKQLVILQMLHNSFYERNFRNEAMEVLRAGTGPEAAQALSRMGALYRRQALLRMVLTEHDALLLAETAVGDQYDPRNVEYLQNLASAHLQLRDLTSRLLGRDLSQDEVMRKQLGEICGKILAVEPHNRFAVALLEQMGLAVPGPAEPSDETDTEAVGEQG from the coding sequence ATGCCCAGCAGAATGGTGGCCGCTGGCCTGTTACTTCTCGGGATCTCCGCGGGTGTGCTGGCACAGGCGCCGTCGCCGGTGGCGCCGGAATTGCGCAGCCCGGACGAAATCATTCGTGAGGCGAATCGATACTGGCTGGAAGCGCAAGATGCGACCGACCAGACGATGCGTGGCGAGGCCTTTCGCCGGGCGAGCGAATTGGTGGATCGGGCGCTGGCACTGGAGCCGGGGCACGTCGGGGCGAACGTGCTGGCGGGCGACTTGTTTGTAACGACCAATCGGTTTGATCAGGCGCGGACGGCGTTTCAGCGCGTGCTGGAGCGGGAGCCCAGCAATTACCGGGCGAACCTGGGGCTGGGGCGGATCTGGCTGGCCGCGCGCTCCCCACGGCAGGCGCTGAATTTTCTACAAGCGGCCGACAACGTGGCCAGCGGGCGTGAGCGGGCCGAGGTGAAGCGCCTGCTCGCCAGCGCTTACCTCGCGTTGCGGCGGACGAACGACGCCGTGACTGCGGCCGAGGAAGCCGTGCGGATTGACGCGGACGCACTGGAAGGGCGTGAGATTCTGGTCGAAGTGCTGACCGCTGCGGCGGAGACCGTCGGCGGGGTGGATGTGCAGCGGGTCAACCGGGCACTTGACGCCTCAAACGCGCTGATCGCACGGGCCGTGGAGATCGCGGCGGCAGCGCCGTGGGACCGGGGACGCCTGGCGCGGATCGATGCGGCGTACCAGAAGCAACTCGTGATCCTGCAAATGCTGCACAATTCGTTCTATGAGCGTAATTTCCGCAATGAGGCCATGGAAGTGCTGCGGGCCGGAACGGGGCCGGAAGCAGCGCAGGCATTGAGTCGCATGGGGGCGCTATATCGGCGGCAGGCGTTGTTGCGCATGGTGCTGACGGAGCATGATGCGCTGCTGTTGGCCGAAACGGCGGTGGGCGACCAGTATGATCCGCGCAACGTGGAGTATTTGCAGAATCTGGCGAGTGCGCACCTGCAACTGCGGGATTTGACCAGCCGACTGCTCGGGCGGGACCTGTCGCAGGATGAGGTGATGCGGAAACAGTTGGGAGAGATCTGCGGAAAGATTCTGGCAGTGGAACCGCACAACCGGTTTGCGGTCGCGCTGCTGGAGCAGATGGGGTTGGCGGTGCCCGGCCCGGCTGAGCCGTCGGACGAAACCGATACGGAGGCGGTTGGCGAACAAGGTTGA
- a CDS encoding competence/damage-inducible protein A, with protein MQTACILSIGTELTLGQTVDTNGAWLAAELAALGVRTVLHMTVADELEPLGQALRTVAERAEVVVATGGLGPTDDDLTRAAMARVLGAELVSDPDSLDQIRAFFAARGRLMPAQNAVQALIPEGARALPNTCGTAPGLAAVVGRTAVYCLPGVPFEMRAMFRREVAPAIQRAAAGAVILSSTLRTTGLPESEVGARLQDLMVRGRNPEVGTTAALGIIGVRINATGRTIAEAEALRDAVEAEVRVRLGDAVFGRNEETLADAVGELLRVRRATVSVAESCTGGLIGALLTDVPGSSAYFRGGVIAYANHVKVDVLGVPEGLLAAEGAVSATVAEALARGAARVLQSDYAVSVTGVAGPGGGSVEKPVGLVYTGLHTPEATVAERHQFGSDAPRDAIRQRAAWVALDRLRRALRPGLGQPAATGG; from the coding sequence GTGCAAACCGCGTGCATCCTATCGATCGGAACCGAGCTGACTCTCGGGCAGACGGTAGACACGAATGGAGCGTGGTTGGCAGCCGAGCTGGCCGCGCTGGGTGTACGGACTGTGCTGCACATGACGGTTGCAGATGAACTGGAGCCGCTGGGGCAGGCGCTGCGCACGGTAGCGGAGCGCGCGGAGGTAGTGGTGGCCACCGGTGGCCTGGGGCCGACGGACGACGACCTGACGCGGGCGGCGATGGCTCGGGTGCTCGGCGCGGAGTTGGTGAGCGATCCGGACAGTCTGGACCAGATTCGGGCGTTCTTTGCGGCCCGCGGGCGCTTGATGCCGGCGCAAAATGCGGTGCAGGCGCTGATCCCGGAGGGTGCGCGGGCACTGCCCAATACATGCGGTACGGCGCCGGGGTTGGCCGCGGTGGTGGGCCGGACGGCGGTGTACTGCCTGCCCGGGGTACCATTTGAGATGCGGGCTATGTTCCGACGGGAAGTGGCGCCGGCGATTCAGCGCGCCGCAGCCGGCGCGGTGATCCTGTCCAGTACGCTGCGCACGACTGGGCTGCCGGAGTCCGAGGTCGGTGCACGGTTGCAGGATCTGATGGTGCGGGGGCGCAATCCGGAAGTGGGCACGACGGCTGCTTTGGGCATCATCGGCGTACGGATCAACGCGACGGGGCGCACAATCGCCGAAGCCGAAGCGTTGCGTGACGCAGTGGAAGCGGAGGTGCGGGTGCGGCTGGGTGACGCGGTGTTTGGCCGGAATGAGGAGACCCTGGCGGATGCGGTCGGAGAGTTGTTGCGGGTTCGGCGCGCGACGGTGAGCGTCGCGGAATCATGCACGGGGGGGCTGATTGGGGCCTTGTTGACGGACGTGCCGGGAAGCAGTGCGTACTTTCGCGGCGGTGTGATTGCGTACGCGAATCACGTCAAGGTCGATGTTCTGGGCGTGCCAGAGGGTTTGCTGGCGGCGGAGGGAGCGGTCAGTGCAACCGTGGCCGAGGCGCTTGCCAGGGGTGCGGCCCGAGTCCTCCAGAGCGATTACGCGGTGTCGGTGACCGGGGTGGCCGGACCGGGTGGGGGCTCGGTAGAGAAGCCCGTCGGCCTTGTGTACACAGGGCTGCATACGCCCGAAGCGACGGTAGCGGAGCGGCACCAGTTCGGCTCGGACGCGCCCCGGGATGCGATACGGCAGCGGGCGGCGTGGGTGGCACTGGACCGGCTCCGGCGGGCGCTGCGCCCCGGGTTGGGGCAGCCGGCGGCCACGGGTGGTTAG
- a CDS encoding folate-binding protein YgfZ: MSAIPPLIESPFATARHYQPRGRYPFAGVPLPHDFGNVAAEYQAAHATAALFDRNDRGLLRVGGRDRAKWLHNLLTNSVATLDEGAGNYAFAVNVKGRTLFDLHVLCLPDVLWLDLGRSLAVRALQHLDSFHITEDIALADCSHTHTALACLGPHSATLASALGVAHFTALPSLGHVALPDGARLVRQDCGPLPGFTLLTPLATAPHWWDRLAESGARPAGAAAFDTLRIEAGQPVYGHDIDESVLPPETGLVEEGISYTKGCYLGYEIMERMRSRGALPRRLVRLVTPVTLALPLPTPLRLGDTEVGRVTSLVPHPQQPQSVGLGYVKTNLDPAAKLHCGAPAHPIHLIIS, encoded by the coding sequence ATGTCTGCAATTCCACCCCTGATCGAATCGCCTTTCGCCACTGCGAGGCACTACCAGCCCCGTGGCCGCTACCCCTTCGCCGGGGTACCACTGCCGCACGACTTTGGCAATGTCGCCGCTGAGTACCAGGCCGCACATGCGACCGCCGCGCTGTTCGATCGCAACGATCGCGGCCTGCTCCGCGTCGGCGGTCGGGACCGCGCGAAGTGGCTGCACAACCTGCTCACAAACTCCGTCGCTACGCTTGACGAGGGCGCCGGCAACTACGCCTTTGCCGTCAACGTGAAGGGACGCACGCTCTTTGACCTCCATGTGCTCTGTCTGCCCGATGTGCTCTGGCTCGATCTCGGCCGCAGTCTTGCGGTTCGTGCCCTCCAGCATCTCGATAGCTTCCACATCACCGAGGACATTGCACTGGCCGACTGCTCACACACACACACCGCACTCGCATGCCTCGGCCCGCACAGCGCCACGCTGGCCAGCGCACTCGGTGTTGCACATTTCACTGCACTTCCGTCACTAGGCCACGTCGCACTCCCGGATGGCGCCCGCCTCGTGCGGCAGGATTGTGGCCCACTACCCGGCTTCACGCTGCTGACGCCGCTCGCCACCGCACCACACTGGTGGGATCGCTTGGCGGAGAGTGGCGCAAGACCGGCCGGTGCGGCCGCATTCGACACCTTGCGCATCGAGGCGGGTCAACCCGTGTACGGCCACGACATCGACGAGAGTGTCCTGCCACCGGAGACTGGCCTGGTCGAAGAAGGCATCAGTTACACCAAGGGCTGCTACCTGGGGTACGAAATCATGGAACGCATGCGGTCGCGCGGGGCGCTGCCGCGGCGCCTCGTGCGCCTGGTGACCCCCGTCACCCTCGCCCTGCCCCTGCCCACGCCGCTGCGACTGGGCGATACCGAAGTCGGCCGCGTAACTTCCCTCGTACCACATCCGCAGCAGCCACAATCCGTCGGTCTTGGGTATGTGAAAACCAATCTCGATCCCGCGGCGAAATTACACTGCGGCGCGCCTGCACATCCGATCCACCTGATAATCTCGTAA